The following coding sequences are from one Delphinus delphis chromosome 19, mDelDel1.2, whole genome shotgun sequence window:
- the CDR2L gene encoding cerebellar degeneration-related protein 2-like, with amino-acid sequence MRRAARMEDFTAEEEEPWYDQQDLEQDLHLAAELGKTLLERNKELEQSLQQMYSTNEEQVQEIEYLTKQLDTLRHVNDQHAKVYEQLDLAARDLELTNQKLVLESKAAQQKIHGLTETIERLQTQVEELQAQVEQLRDLEQLRVRREKRERRRTIHTFPCLKELCASPRCEDAFRLHSSSLELGPRPLEQENERLQTLVGVLRSQVSQERQRQQRAEHEYAVVLQEYSELERRLCEMEGCRLRVQELEAELLELQQMKQAKTYLLGREDHLAEALLAPLTQAPEADDPQPGSGDDSGAQDGVSSPAASPGHTVRKSCSDTALNAIVAKDPAGRHVGTLTLHANSVRKRGMSILREVDEQYHALLEKYEELLSKCRQHGAGVRHAGVQTSRPISRDSSWKDLRGSEEGQGEAKVGEKSLSQHVEAVDKRLEQSQPEYKALFKEIFSRIQKTKADINATKVKTHSGK; translated from the exons ATGCGGAGGGCCGCCAGGATGGAGGACTTCACCGCAGAGGAAGAGGAGCCCTGGTACGACCAGCAGGACCTGGAGCAGG aCTTGCACTTAGCTGCGGAGCTGGGGAAGACGCTGCTGGAGAGGAACAAGGAGCTGGAGCAGTCTCTGCAGCAGATGTACTCCACCAACGAGGAGCAAGTGCAGGAGATTGAG taccTGACCAAACAGCTGGACACGCTGCGGCACGTAAATGATCAGCACGCCAAAGTGTACGAACAGCTGGACCTGGCGGCCCGAGACCTGGAGCTGACCAACCAGAAGCTGGTGCTGGAGAGTAAGGCTGCCCAGCAGAAGATCCATGG gctGACAGAGACCATCGAGCGCCTGCAGACCCAGGTGGAGGAGCTGCAGGCCCAGGTGGAGCAGCTGCGGGACCTGGAGCAACTGCGAGTGCGGCGGGAGAAGCGAGAGCGCCGGCGCACCATCCACACCTTCCCCTGCCTCAAGGAGCTGTGCGCCAGCCCCCG GTGCGAGGATGCCTTCCGCCTGCACAGTTCCTCCCTGGAGCTGGGCCCGCGGCCGCTGGAGCAGGAGAACGAGCGGCTGCAGACCTTGGTGGGAGTGCTGCGCTCCCAGGTGAGCCAGGAGCGGCAGCGCCAGCAGCGGGCTGAGCACGAGTACGCGGTGGTGCTGCAGGAGTACTCAGAGCTGGAGCGGCGGCTGTGCGAGATGGAGGGCTGCCGCCTCCGTGTGCAGGAGCTGGAGGCTGAGCTGCTGGAGCTGCAGCAGATGAAGCAGGCGAAGACCTACCTGCTGGGCCGGGAGGACCACCTGGCCGAGGCCCTGCTGGCGCCCCTCACCCAGGCACCTGAAGCCGACGACCCCCAGCCGGGCAGCGGGGACGACTCGGGCGCCCAGGACGGGGTCTCCTCTCCGGCCGCGTCCCCGGGCCACACCGTGCGCAAGAGCTGCAGCGACACGGCACTCAACGCCATCGTGGCCAAAGACCCGGCCGGCCGGCACGTGGGCACCCTCACGCTGCACGCCAACAGCGTGCGCAAGCGGGGCATGTCCATCCTGCGCGAGGTGGATGAGCAGTACCACGCGCTGCTGGAGAAGTACGAGGAGCTGCTGAGCAAGTGCCGGCAGCACGGGGCGGGGGTGCGGCACGCGGGCGTGCAGACCTCGCGGCCCATCTCCCGGGACAGCTCGTGGAAGGACCTGCGGGGCAGCGAGGAGGGCCAGGGGGAGGCCAAGGTGGGCGAGAAGAGCCTGAGCCAGCACGTGGAGGCCGTGGACAAGCGGCTGGAGCAGAGCCAGCCCGAGTACAAGGCGCTCTTCAAGGAGATCTTCTCCAGGATCCAGAAGACCAAGGCCGACATCAACGCCACCAAAGTCAAGACGCACAGCGGCAAGTGA